The Xenopus tropicalis strain Nigerian chromosome 2, UCB_Xtro_10.0, whole genome shotgun sequence genome window below encodes:
- the LOC105947525 gene encoding uncharacterized protein K02A2.6-like, protein MLHAAHPGIVRMKALARSYVWWPRIGTDIEEAVHLCVTCQNSRHSPPAAPVFPWEITKKPWSLLHIDFAGPFQGKNFLVVVDSFSKWLEVIPVSSQTSAVTISTLRQLFATHGIPDVIVSDNGTAFTSEEFKTFTNNNLIRAVTIAPRRPQGNGQAERMVQTAKDALRRITNGDWSTRLARFLIAQHVTPCPTTGISPAELLMGQRLKTCLDRLNPDLTDDVERKQQQSLDSALSSKTLCTFASNDPVYARNYGAGPKWVPAVITEVTGPVSYKVHCDDGQEWHRHVDQLRRRLQPSNSTLMESMGCPKVVPSDSLPDEVATPCSQGTNETSIPPKNHSAPIENCDNSSQDVSCGQTSGYERPQRNRVPPKWMDDYVS, encoded by the coding sequence ATGCTACATGCAGCCCACCCAGGAATTGTGCGCATGAAAGCTCTCGCAAGGAGTTATGTCTGGTGGCCCAGAATTGGCACAGACATAGAAGAGGCCGTACATCTGTGTGTCACTTGCCAGAACTCTCGTCACAGCCCCCCTGCAGCTCCAGTGTTTCCTTGGGAGATTACGAAAAAGCCTTGGTCTCTACTTCATATTGATTTTGCTGGACCATTCCAGGGGAAGAACTTTCTTGTAGTGGTAGACTCTTTCTCAAAATGGTTAGAGGTCATCCCAGTGTCATCTCAGACATCAGCTGTGACAATTTCAACTCTACGCCAGCTGTTTGCAACACACGGAATACCAGATGTTATTGTATCAGACAATGGGACTGCTTTTACTTCTGAGGAGTTTAAGACCTTTACCAATAACAACTTAATAAGGGCAGTAACCATTGCTCCACGTCGACCTCAAGGAAATGGACAAGCTGAAAGAATGGTTCAAACTGCAAAGGATGCACTCAGAAGGATTACTAATGGGGACTGGTCAACAAGACTTGCACGATTCCTTATAGCTCAGCATGTTACCCCATGTCCTACCACAGGTATCAGCCCTGCTGAGCTTCTGATGGGGCAGCGACTTAAAACATGTCTTGATCGTCTTAATCCAGATCTAACTGATGATGTAGAAAGGAAACAGCAACAGAGCCTGGATTCAGCCCTATCCTCCAAGACTCTATGTACATTTGCTTCTAATGATCCAGTGTATGCCAGGAATTATGGAGCTGGTCCAAAGTGGGTCCCTGCAGTAATAACTGAAGTTACTGGACCTGTGTCATACAAGGTACATTGTGATGACGGGCAAGAGTGGCACCGTCATGTTGATCAGTTGCGGAGGCGTCTTCAGCCAAGTAACAGTACCTTAATGGAGAGCATGGGTTGTCCCAAGGTGGTTCCTAGTGACTCTCTTCCAGATGAAGTGGCTACCCCATGCAGCCAAGGGACCAATGAAACCAGTATTCCACCAAAGAATCACTCTGCTCCTATAGAGAACTGTGATAACTCCTCCCAAGATGTCTCTTGTGGTCAGACTTCTGGTTATGAACGGCCACAACGCAACAGGGTGCCTCCAAAGTGGATGGACGATTACGTTAGCTAG